A window of Natrinema versiforme contains these coding sequences:
- a CDS encoding recombinase XerD, with protein MTEVAITDAVDAYLQRKAVGDPDGPGAGAYASNAESILRRWADWLEREHGLTALFALEVDQMRAYAEELRHRTDRGEYTASTAGTYYAVVRAFLSWCVRGGILADNPAATDRAEAALPTAETRPESDTWTARQRRELERHVRERALEAAPSTSERRTRLREYAMVAVLAHSNVRGAELFRVPEDDRRTGATWDDVDFYTGTIRVLGKSQRLEDVPLPARARTPLRRYRVVLDPPSNDWPLFPTGHAPSIAARVRSVFRDRGRDESDIESLFEDATATELAREHAIALPAITTEGARSVLKRLCEDAGVDIDGNYLTPRGVRGEHDGDGDAYRREATASKPTLRASVLEQSIVVSGEQPSIGDDDGRSRDEQPDRN; from the coding sequence GTGACCGAGGTCGCGATCACGGACGCGGTCGACGCCTATCTCCAGCGGAAGGCCGTCGGGGATCCCGACGGACCGGGTGCGGGGGCCTACGCGTCCAACGCGGAATCGATCCTCCGACGGTGGGCCGACTGGCTCGAGCGAGAACACGGGCTCACCGCCCTGTTCGCACTCGAGGTCGATCAGATGCGCGCGTACGCGGAGGAACTCCGCCATCGGACCGACCGCGGGGAGTACACCGCCTCGACGGCCGGCACCTACTACGCGGTCGTCCGGGCGTTCCTCTCGTGGTGTGTCCGCGGCGGGATCCTCGCGGACAACCCCGCCGCGACCGACCGCGCGGAGGCGGCGTTACCGACCGCCGAGACGCGCCCGGAAAGCGACACGTGGACCGCACGACAACGGCGCGAACTCGAGCGCCACGTTCGCGAACGCGCGCTCGAGGCCGCCCCCTCGACAAGCGAGCGACGCACGCGGCTGCGCGAGTACGCGATGGTCGCCGTGCTCGCCCACTCGAACGTCCGGGGGGCCGAATTGTTCCGGGTGCCGGAGGACGACCGGCGCACCGGTGCGACGTGGGACGATGTCGACTTCTATACGGGGACGATCCGCGTGCTGGGAAAGTCCCAGCGCCTCGAGGACGTTCCGCTTCCCGCCCGTGCACGGACGCCGCTGCGGCGCTATCGGGTGGTCCTCGACCCGCCGTCGAACGACTGGCCGCTGTTTCCGACGGGCCACGCGCCGTCGATCGCGGCGCGAGTTCGGTCGGTGTTTCGCGACCGAGGGCGCGACGAGAGCGATATCGAGTCGCTGTTCGAGGACGCGACGGCGACCGAACTCGCTCGAGAGCACGCCATCGCGCTGCCGGCGATTACCACCGAGGGAGCGCGATCAGTCCTGAAACGACTCTGTGAGGACGCGGGCGTGGATATCGACGGCAACTACCTGACGCCGCGGGGCGTGCGAGGCGAGCACGACGGCGACGGTGACGCGTACCGCCGCGAGGCGACGGCGTCGAAACCGACGCTTCGGGCGTCGGTGCTCGAGCAGTCGATCGTCGTTTCGGGAGAACAGCCGTCAATTGGCGACGACGATGGGCGGTCGCGAGACGAGCAACCGGACCGTAATTGA
- a CDS encoding glycerophosphodiester phosphodiesterase, which produces MSETNDDERRTGHPDTSSSALRRRSFIVAAGASVTGTAGVAGATPGRGNGKAPDERHPAESNANGFRGSTGDPDLIAHRGFAGLYPENTVGAVEAAARGWQSPAAPSRGADMIEIDVVPTAENDVVVFHDDRLASRDGGERGLTDTEGVVWETETDTVTSAEVLESGETVPRLRPVLEAIPPSVGVNVELKNPGSFDVAFAESLPGDELEEQKEIWQPFVARVLDIVDEFHHEYLFSSFYEAALATTRNASDYPVAPLCWSSVADGVEIARRYEAEAIHPPYHMIRGTPFYADQRYEEGAGWSETDLLTVAHEEGRDVNVFTLETWYQGEQLAAAGVDGIISDHADVLRFGATN; this is translated from the coding sequence ATGTCCGAGACGAACGACGACGAACGGCGAACCGGCCACCCAGACACGTCCAGTTCCGCGCTCCGACGACGATCGTTCATCGTCGCGGCGGGCGCATCAGTGACCGGAACGGCCGGCGTTGCGGGTGCGACTCCCGGTCGCGGGAACGGGAAGGCTCCCGACGAACGCCATCCCGCTGAATCGAACGCGAACGGATTCCGCGGTTCTACCGGCGATCCGGACCTGATCGCTCACCGCGGCTTCGCCGGGCTGTATCCCGAAAACACCGTCGGCGCGGTCGAAGCCGCGGCACGCGGCTGGCAGTCGCCCGCCGCGCCGTCGCGCGGTGCCGACATGATAGAGATCGACGTCGTCCCGACGGCCGAGAACGACGTCGTCGTCTTCCACGACGATCGGCTCGCCAGCCGCGACGGCGGCGAGCGCGGGCTGACCGACACCGAGGGCGTCGTCTGGGAGACGGAGACGGACACCGTGACGAGTGCCGAAGTCCTCGAGAGCGGCGAAACCGTCCCCCGATTACGGCCCGTTCTCGAGGCGATTCCACCGTCAGTCGGGGTCAACGTCGAACTGAAGAATCCGGGGTCGTTCGACGTGGCCTTCGCCGAATCGCTTCCGGGGGACGAACTCGAGGAGCAAAAAGAGATCTGGCAGCCGTTCGTCGCGCGGGTGCTCGACATCGTCGACGAGTTCCACCACGAGTACCTCTTTTCCTCGTTCTACGAGGCGGCGCTGGCGACGACCCGCAACGCGTCCGACTATCCGGTCGCACCGCTGTGCTGGAGCTCCGTCGCGGACGGTGTCGAAATCGCGCGACGATACGAGGCCGAAGCGATTCACCCGCCCTATCACATGATTCGGGGAACGCCGTTCTACGCCGATCAGCGCTACGAGGAGGGCGCGGGCTGGTCGGAGACCGATCTCCTCACAGTCGCACACGAGGAGGGTCGAGACGTGAACGTCTTCACCCTCGAGACGTGGTACCAGGGCGAACAGCTCGCGGCGGCCGGCGTAGACGGAATCATCAGCGATCACGCCGACGTGCTCCGATTCGGCGCGACGAACTGA
- a CDS encoding Na+/H+ antiporter NhaC family protein, producing the protein MVDIGWLSLVPPVLAIVLAIVTRRPMLSLFLGIWSGAVIHTEGLGLAQTFDWIVSAIIADDGFHVQILVFTLLLGSGVALIWRLGGAIAVRQWATANLRSQRAVGLTTWILGLAMFFDDYANTAIVGSTMREISDELRVSREKLAYIVDSTAAPVATLGISSWVAFQLSLISSAYEDMGVAADAPSAFQTFVDSIPYNTYALLAIVMVGIVVVSGRDYGEMLDAEHRSRTTGAVNREGAQPLQKVQEDLGEPIDERPMLRTFFAPVVVLITVTLAGAFWTGYQSWLSSQAEVGAPTAVGAAADEVGLTQVLIDIVGAGDFATALTWGSFAMVVSAIAIGIAYGLFDLGDGVDTVIDGFGIMLTAVTILVLAWTISSVAETLGTGDYVASLVEPYLSAELLPVLILIAAAFVAFTMGSSWATMGLVTPIAIQVAYELGTGFELVPVAVGAVFSGAIFGDHASPISDTTVLSATFSGADLIDHVRTQLPYALTVFAVVVTCYLLNGYLGVPPIVFLPLGVVALVGLVNILSRFDADRKGLEPVAPTPAADIADPESDIDSDSTERPE; encoded by the coding sequence ATGGTTGATATCGGGTGGCTCTCGCTCGTGCCGCCGGTGCTCGCGATCGTGCTCGCGATCGTGACCCGCCGGCCGATGCTCTCGCTGTTTCTGGGCATTTGGTCGGGCGCGGTTATCCACACCGAGGGCCTCGGCCTCGCACAGACGTTCGACTGGATCGTCAGCGCGATCATCGCGGACGATGGTTTCCACGTCCAGATCCTCGTATTCACGCTCCTGCTGGGCTCCGGCGTCGCGCTCATCTGGCGGCTCGGCGGCGCGATCGCCGTCCGCCAGTGGGCGACCGCAAACCTCCGGTCCCAGCGGGCCGTCGGGCTAACGACGTGGATACTGGGACTCGCCATGTTCTTCGACGACTACGCCAATACCGCCATCGTCGGGAGTACGATGCGCGAGATCTCCGACGAACTGCGGGTCTCGCGCGAGAAGCTCGCGTACATCGTCGACTCGACCGCCGCGCCCGTCGCAACGCTCGGCATCTCGAGTTGGGTCGCGTTCCAGCTGTCGCTGATCAGCAGCGCCTACGAGGACATGGGCGTCGCGGCGGACGCGCCGAGCGCGTTCCAGACGTTCGTGGACTCGATCCCGTACAACACCTACGCGCTGCTGGCGATCGTCATGGTCGGGATCGTCGTGGTGTCCGGGCGGGACTACGGCGAGATGTTAGACGCCGAGCATCGGTCGCGAACGACCGGTGCAGTCAACCGCGAGGGCGCACAGCCGCTCCAGAAGGTCCAGGAGGATCTGGGCGAGCCGATCGACGAGCGGCCGATGCTCCGGACCTTTTTCGCGCCCGTCGTCGTCCTGATCACGGTGACGCTGGCGGGTGCCTTCTGGACGGGCTACCAGTCGTGGCTCTCGAGTCAGGCCGAGGTGGGAGCGCCGACGGCGGTCGGTGCCGCCGCGGACGAAGTGGGGCTCACGCAGGTCCTGATCGACATCGTCGGCGCGGGCGACTTCGCGACGGCGCTGACCTGGGGCTCGTTCGCCATGGTCGTGTCGGCGATCGCGATCGGGATCGCCTACGGCCTGTTCGATCTCGGCGACGGGGTCGACACCGTCATCGACGGCTTCGGCATCATGCTGACGGCGGTGACGATCCTCGTGCTCGCGTGGACGATCAGCAGCGTCGCGGAGACGCTCGGCACGGGCGACTACGTCGCGAGTCTGGTCGAACCCTACCTCTCGGCGGAGTTGCTGCCCGTCCTCATCCTGATTGCCGCGGCGTTCGTGGCCTTTACGATGGGGTCGTCGTGGGCGACGATGGGGCTCGTCACGCCCATCGCGATACAGGTCGCCTACGAACTGGGAACCGGGTTCGAACTCGTTCCGGTCGCCGTCGGTGCCGTCTTCTCCGGCGCGATCTTCGGCGACCACGCCTCGCCGATCTCCGACACGACGGTGCTCTCGGCGACGTTCAGCGGTGCGGATCTGATCGACCACGTGCGCACGCAACTGCCCTACGCGCTGACCGTCTTCGCCGTGGTCGTCACCTGCTATCTGCTCAACGGCTACCTCGGGGTCCCGCCAATCGTCTTCCTGCCGCTCGGCGTCGTCGCCCTCGTCGGCCTCGTCAACATCCTCTCGCGGTTCGACGCCGACCGGAAGGGCCTCGAGCCCGTCGCGCCGACCCCGGCCGCGGACATCGCCGATCCCGAGAGCGATATCGACTCGGATTCGACGGAACGACCCGAGTAG
- a CDS encoding VOC family protein has product MDGTLDHTMIRVADLEESLDWYQTHLEYEEKDRFEGDGFTIVYLGPEEMHDEGAMLEITHNEGEELEVGDAWGHIAVRVPDGELEDYYQQLMDEGVDDYRDPESCGGDYAFVKDPDGHEIEIVQREEGALWSLDHTMLRVEDADEALGFWTRKFEYDEVGRWESDTFANYFVEPRDAAEEAMSVELTYNYDGRTYDMGDAWGHLCIRIDDLQDDWEQLLERGADDYRDPESNDNMYAFTRDQDGHEIELIERDLEADSLFPF; this is encoded by the coding sequence ATGGACGGAACGCTCGATCATACGATGATCCGCGTCGCTGACCTCGAGGAATCGCTCGACTGGTATCAGACCCACCTCGAGTACGAGGAGAAGGATCGCTTCGAGGGCGACGGCTTCACCATCGTCTATCTCGGTCCCGAGGAGATGCACGACGAGGGCGCAATGCTCGAGATCACCCACAACGAGGGCGAGGAGCTCGAGGTGGGCGACGCGTGGGGCCACATTGCCGTTCGCGTCCCCGACGGCGAACTCGAGGATTACTACCAGCAGCTGATGGACGAGGGCGTCGACGACTACCGCGATCCGGAGTCCTGTGGCGGCGACTACGCGTTCGTGAAGGACCCCGACGGCCACGAGATCGAGATCGTCCAGCGCGAAGAGGGCGCGCTCTGGTCGCTCGATCACACGATGCTCCGCGTCGAGGACGCGGACGAGGCGCTCGGCTTCTGGACCCGCAAGTTCGAGTACGACGAGGTCGGCCGCTGGGAGTCCGACACCTTCGCGAACTACTTCGTCGAGCCCCGAGACGCCGCCGAGGAAGCGATGTCCGTCGAACTCACCTACAACTACGACGGCCGCACGTACGACATGGGCGACGCGTGGGGCCACCTCTGTATCCGTATCGACGACCTCCAAGACGACTGGGAGCAACTCCTCGAGCGCGGTGCCGACGACTACCGCGACCCCGAGAGCAACGACAACATGTACGCGTTTACGAGAGACCAGGACGGCCACGAGATCGAACTCATCGAGCGCGACCTCGAGGCCGACTCGCTGTTCCCGTTCTGA
- a CDS encoding proton-conducting transporter membrane subunit, whose product MVADIRPLAAVLVSAVAIVLIVASHRRPNLREGWSVLAALAKFAIVASMLPAVMDGTIFRWSLADSTGIQFLEGIDFALRADPLGIFFALLASFLWIFTSFYATGYMRGLDEHSQTRFFASFAASLSAAVGIAFAANLVTIFVFYELLSLVTYPLVAHNEDSEARIAGRKYLTYTFFGGGVFLLAGTVLIYWLTGLVGGPTLAFEAGGMEALAAAAQVEPVYAQAAFFLLIAGFGVKAALMPIHSWLADAMVAPTPVSGLLHAVAVVKSGAFGIARVILEVYGPGLIHDLPLDVPGIGEVGLNIPVALVAAFTLTAASIIALRKDHLKRRLAYSTTAQLSYIVLGLSMLHPYAMVGALFHIPAHAFAKLTLFFCAGSIHVETHTDYISEMAGIGKRMPLTMTAFTVGAAGMAGLPPLAGFVSKFYMLIGAGYMGGEYWLFAGALLLSAVLNIGYFWPVVYTAFFESEDRHNAKPFLEFPRGGLLQSYGSEPDESHVAADGGERERADSERERSETAAEADDATGDETFEYAVDQNPSDHTVPDGSDSTGESVDATDHHGDHDDHLTGGPPADGWQRRSLFAESTWLMLAPILIIATGAIVLGVVPDYAVFLDLATRIVEGVFGVDSFEQLQGLSLEEALEVVGE is encoded by the coding sequence ATGGTTGCAGACATTCGGCCGCTCGCCGCCGTGTTGGTGTCGGCGGTCGCCATCGTCCTGATCGTCGCGTCGCATCGCCGACCGAACCTCCGCGAGGGCTGGTCAGTCCTGGCCGCCCTCGCGAAGTTCGCCATCGTGGCGAGCATGCTCCCCGCCGTCATGGACGGCACCATCTTCCGGTGGAGTCTCGCGGACTCGACAGGGATCCAGTTCCTCGAGGGGATCGACTTCGCCCTGCGGGCCGACCCGCTGGGGATCTTCTTCGCCCTGCTCGCGAGCTTCCTCTGGATCTTCACGTCGTTTTACGCGACGGGGTACATGCGCGGGCTCGACGAACACTCCCAGACGCGGTTCTTCGCGTCGTTCGCGGCCAGCCTCTCCGCTGCCGTCGGGATCGCCTTCGCGGCGAATCTGGTGACGATCTTCGTCTTCTACGAACTGCTGTCGCTCGTGACCTATCCGTTGGTCGCCCACAACGAGGACAGCGAGGCCCGCATCGCCGGCCGCAAGTACCTGACCTACACGTTCTTCGGCGGCGGGGTCTTCCTGCTTGCCGGCACCGTCCTGATCTACTGGCTGACGGGGCTGGTCGGCGGGCCGACGCTCGCCTTCGAGGCGGGCGGCATGGAGGCACTCGCCGCGGCCGCACAGGTCGAGCCAGTCTATGCGCAGGCCGCCTTTTTCCTGCTCATCGCCGGCTTCGGCGTCAAGGCCGCGCTGATGCCGATCCACTCGTGGCTCGCCGACGCGATGGTCGCGCCGACCCCCGTCTCCGGGCTACTCCACGCGGTCGCGGTCGTCAAGTCCGGTGCCTTCGGCATCGCTCGCGTCATCCTCGAGGTCTACGGCCCGGGGCTGATCCACGATCTGCCGCTCGACGTGCCCGGAATCGGCGAGGTCGGCCTGAACATTCCGGTCGCCCTCGTCGCCGCGTTCACGCTGACCGCGGCGAGTATCATCGCGTTGCGCAAGGACCACCTTAAGCGCCGGCTCGCCTACTCGACGACGGCCCAACTCTCCTACATCGTGCTCGGGCTCTCGATGTTGCATCCCTACGCGATGGTCGGGGCGCTGTTCCACATTCCCGCACACGCGTTCGCGAAACTCACGCTGTTCTTCTGTGCGGGTTCGATCCACGTCGAGACCCACACGGACTACATCAGCGAGATGGCCGGCATCGGCAAGCGGATGCCGCTGACGATGACCGCATTTACCGTCGGCGCGGCCGGGATGGCCGGACTGCCGCCGCTTGCCGGCTTCGTCAGCAAGTTCTACATGCTGATCGGCGCCGGCTACATGGGCGGCGAGTACTGGCTGTTCGCCGGCGCACTGTTGCTCTCGGCCGTGCTCAACATCGGCTACTTCTGGCCGGTCGTCTACACCGCCTTCTTCGAGAGCGAGGACCGACACAACGCCAAACCGTTCCTCGAGTTCCCGCGGGGCGGGCTGCTCCAGTCTTACGGGAGCGAGCCGGACGAGAGCCACGTCGCCGCTGACGGGGGCGAACGCGAACGAGCCGATAGCGAGCGCGAGCGAAGCGAGACGGCCGCGGAGGCAGACGACGCCACAGGGGACGAAACGTTCGAGTACGCCGTCGACCAGAACCCAAGCGACCACACGGTTCCCGACGGGAGCGATTCGACGGGCGAGTCCGTCGACGCCACGGATCATCACGGCGACCACGACGACCACCTCACCGGCGGGCCGCCGGCCGACGGCTGGCAACGCCGCTCGCTGTTCGCCGAGAGCACGTGGCTCATGCTCGCGCCGATCCTGATCATCGCGACGGGGGCGATCGTCCTCGGCGTCGTCCCGGACTACGCCGTCTTCCTCGATCTGGCGACCCGGATCGTCGAGGGCGTCTTCGGCGTCGACTCCTTCGAGCAGTTGCAGGGCCTGTCCCTCGAGGAGGCCCTGGAGGTGGTCGGCGAATGA
- a CDS encoding GTP-binding protein gives MGLEDEIEAIEDEIANTPYNKSTEAHIGRLKSKLAEKKEKLEKQQSGSGGGGGYSVEKHGDATVALVGFPSVGKSSLLNSLTNAESETGSYEFTTLDVNPGMLNHRGANIQMLDVPGLIEGAAAGKGGGQQVLAVVRNADLIIYMLSVFELEQYDRLQEELYDINIRVDQESPKVTVRPKIKDGIKITSSTDQDLDEETIKQVIREHGYVNAVVNLQENVSIDRLVDGLMDNREYIPSITCVNKVDLIDPDYKETVDEQLRQRDLDPEEVTFISAEEEKGLDVLKDRIWERLGLIRVYMEKPGRGIDWEEPLVVPKGTTVGEAIEKLGGEMEERFRFARVTGPSAAHDQQQVGTDHVLEDEDVLKLILRR, from the coding sequence ATGGGGCTCGAGGATGAAATCGAGGCAATCGAAGACGAAATAGCCAATACGCCCTACAACAAGTCGACGGAGGCCCACATCGGCCGGCTGAAGTCGAAGCTCGCGGAGAAGAAGGAAAAACTCGAGAAACAGCAGTCCGGATCGGGCGGCGGCGGCGGGTATTCCGTCGAGAAACACGGCGACGCGACCGTCGCGTTGGTCGGATTCCCGAGCGTCGGCAAGTCGTCGCTGTTGAACTCGCTGACCAACGCCGAAAGCGAGACGGGGTCCTACGAGTTCACGACGCTCGATGTCAACCCGGGGATGCTGAACCACCGCGGCGCGAACATCCAGATGCTCGACGTGCCGGGACTGATCGAGGGCGCGGCGGCGGGCAAGGGCGGCGGCCAGCAGGTGCTGGCGGTCGTCCGCAACGCCGACCTCATCATCTACATGCTCTCGGTGTTCGAACTCGAGCAGTACGATCGGCTCCAAGAAGAGCTGTACGACATCAACATCCGCGTTGATCAGGAGTCCCCGAAAGTCACGGTCCGTCCGAAGATCAAAGACGGCATCAAGATCACCTCGAGTACCGACCAAGACCTAGACGAGGAGACGATCAAGCAGGTCATCCGCGAACACGGCTACGTCAACGCCGTCGTCAACCTCCAGGAGAACGTCTCGATCGACCGGTTGGTCGACGGCCTGATGGACAACCGGGAGTACATCCCCTCGATCACCTGCGTCAACAAGGTCGACCTGATCGATCCCGATTACAAGGAGACGGTCGACGAGCAGTTGCGCCAGCGCGACTTAGACCCTGAGGAGGTCACCTTTATCAGCGCCGAGGAAGAGAAGGGGCTCGACGTGCTCAAAGACCGCATCTGGGAACGACTCGGACTGATCCGAGTCTACATGGAGAAGCCCGGCCGCGGCATCGACTGGGAGGAACCCCTCGTCGTCCCGAAGGGAACCACCGTCGGCGAGGCCATCGAGAAACTCGGCGGCGAGATGGAAGAGCGGTTCCGCTTCGCCCGGGTGACCGGCCCCAGCGCAGCCCACGATCAACAGCAGGTCGGAACGGATCACGTCCTCGAGGACGAGGACGTGCTGAAGCTGATTCTGCGGCGGTAA
- a CDS encoding sugar-binding protein, translated as MPIRTVENFLWGDSLPDIAAEWRALWDEESLYVLVAVTDSDDGTRDADIERTSIPITAAGRPMTGKTTARYSSREARRRQFPAGTRLR; from the coding sequence CTGCCGATCCGCACGGTCGAGAACTTCCTCTGGGGAGACAGCCTCCCCGATATCGCGGCCGAATGGCGGGCGCTGTGGGACGAAGAGTCACTGTACGTCCTCGTCGCCGTCACCGACTCCGATGACGGGACGCGGGACGCCGATATCGAACGCACTTCGATCCCGATAACAGCCGCGGGACGACCTATGACGGGGAAAACGACCGCCAGATACTCGTCCCGCGAGGCACGGAGACGGCAGTTTCCGGCTGGAACTCGGCTCCGATAG
- a CDS encoding winged helix-turn-helix domain-containing protein: MSEESDLSTLLAVLDDEYARDILTHTSVEPMSASTLSERCDASLPTIYRRLDRLEECHLVTEETELAPDGNHYSVYSANLDRLELSLEDGSFALELTYREEDVADKFTRMWEGMR; the protein is encoded by the coding sequence GTGAGTGAGGAATCTGACCTGTCTACATTGCTCGCGGTCCTCGACGACGAGTACGCACGGGATATCCTCACCCACACGAGCGTCGAACCCATGTCTGCCAGTACATTGAGCGAACGGTGTGACGCGTCCCTCCCGACGATCTACCGGCGGCTCGACCGTCTCGAGGAGTGTCACCTCGTCACCGAAGAGACGGAACTCGCACCGGACGGCAACCACTACAGCGTCTACAGTGCGAACCTCGACCGACTCGAACTGTCGCTGGAGGACGGCTCGTTCGCCCTCGAGTTGACGTACCGTGAGGAAGATGTCGCCGACAAGTTCACTCGCATGTGGGAGGGGATGCGATGA
- a CDS encoding Na(+)/H(+) antiporter subunit D: MIPSDLLTAAYPPLLVFAAALLVLVLPRIAGFTVGALSLAAVLAISLVAPEGQHLAGSFLGFEVVPFYVDGFSRMVGIGLGFLGVCSVIYAYSSEASKTLVAFALVYVSSSIGAAFAGDWLVLLFMWELMAVTSTLVVWHYGGEAVRAGFRYAIFHGTGGVLVMLAVAVHYVEVGSFLYTASDGIATGIPALLAVLGMGVNVAFIGFHTWLPDTYPRPHVAASVFLSVYTTKTSAFILYRAFPVEGSHDLSIYIAYMGGLMAVYGATFALLQHDMRALLSYHIQAQLGYIVAGIGIGSQLAVAGSMSHLFNNVLFKSLLFMAVGVVIYRTGEEDLYHLGGLWREMPLTAIGFGLGALSITAIPGFNGYVSKGMIFDAANPGYYGQPEYQALYWLLWLGAIGTLLSFIKLGYYVFFHGESDIEVADAKPGQIVAMLGLGGACLLFGVWWQGLADLAPTLHGHGGHFTFSYYGGESELHPYSLSHLETAGILTGVAAVTFVLVRKPLSKLDLGDPAMVVYPATYSLSRWTMLAVTETYAAVDRAVVGGVKRCYWIGNNPVLAIDAAVGRLPDWMVDVDERQPTDGGRPSTIHLRTGIGTTVLLLTLVLTAILWLLVV, translated from the coding sequence ATGATCCCCTCTGACCTGCTGACGGCGGCCTACCCGCCGCTTTTGGTCTTCGCGGCGGCGCTGCTCGTGCTCGTCCTGCCGCGGATCGCCGGGTTCACCGTCGGCGCGCTGAGTCTCGCGGCCGTGCTCGCGATCTCGCTGGTCGCGCCGGAGGGCCAACACCTCGCCGGGAGCTTCCTCGGGTTCGAGGTCGTCCCGTTCTACGTCGACGGCTTCTCCCGAATGGTCGGCATCGGGCTTGGCTTCCTCGGCGTCTGTAGCGTTATCTACGCCTACTCGAGCGAGGCCAGTAAGACGCTCGTCGCGTTCGCGCTCGTCTACGTCTCCTCGTCGATCGGAGCGGCCTTCGCCGGCGACTGGCTCGTGCTCCTGTTCATGTGGGAGCTGATGGCGGTGACGAGCACGCTCGTGGTCTGGCACTACGGCGGCGAGGCGGTCCGAGCCGGCTTCCGGTACGCGATCTTCCACGGCACCGGCGGCGTGCTCGTGATGCTTGCGGTCGCGGTCCACTACGTCGAGGTCGGGTCGTTCCTCTACACGGCCAGCGACGGGATCGCCACCGGAATCCCGGCGCTGCTCGCGGTGCTCGGGATGGGCGTCAACGTCGCTTTCATCGGCTTCCACACGTGGCTGCCCGACACCTACCCGCGACCGCACGTCGCGGCCTCGGTGTTCCTCTCGGTGTACACGACCAAGACGAGCGCGTTCATCCTCTACCGGGCGTTCCCGGTCGAGGGCTCCCACGACCTCTCGATATACATCGCGTACATGGGTGGGCTGATGGCCGTCTACGGCGCGACCTTCGCCCTGCTGCAACACGACATGCGGGCGCTGCTGTCCTATCACATCCAGGCCCAGCTCGGCTACATCGTCGCCGGAATCGGGATCGGATCGCAGCTGGCCGTCGCGGGCTCGATGAGCCACCTGTTCAACAACGTGCTCTTCAAGAGCCTGCTGTTCATGGCCGTCGGGGTCGTCATCTACCGGACCGGCGAGGAGGATCTCTATCACCTCGGCGGGCTCTGGCGCGAGATGCCCCTGACCGCGATCGGATTCGGGCTCGGCGCGCTCTCGATCACCGCGATTCCGGGATTCAACGGCTACGTGAGCAAGGGGATGATCTTCGACGCCGCCAATCCGGGCTACTACGGCCAACCCGAGTATCAAGCGCTGTACTGGCTGCTCTGGCTCGGCGCGATCGGGACGCTGCTGTCGTTCATCAAACTCGGCTACTACGTCTTCTTCCACGGCGAGAGCGACATCGAGGTCGCCGACGCCAAACCCGGCCAGATCGTCGCGATGCTCGGGCTGGGCGGTGCCTGTCTCCTCTTCGGCGTCTGGTGGCAGGGACTGGCCGACCTCGCGCCGACGCTCCACGGCCACGGCGGTCACTTCACGTTCTCGTACTACGGCGGCGAGAGCGAACTCCATCCCTACAGCCTCTCCCACCTCGAGACGGCCGGTATTCTGACCGGCGTCGCCGCGGTCACGTTCGTCCTCGTCCGGAAACCCCTCTCGAAACTCGATCTGGGCGATCCGGCGATGGTCGTCTATCCGGCGACGTACTCTCTCAGCCGGTGGACGATGCTCGCGGTGACCGAAACGTACGCCGCCGTCGATAGAGCGGTCGTCGGCGGAGTCAAACGCTGCTACTGGATCGGCAACAATCCCGTCCTCGCGATCGACGCGGCCGTGGGTCGTCTTCCCGACTGGATGGTCGATGTCGACGAGCGCCAGCCGACGGACGGCGGGCGTCCGTCCACGATCCACCTCCGAACGGGCATCGGCACCACCGTCTTGCTGCTGACGCTCGTTCTGACGGCGATCCTGTGGCTCCTCGTCGTCTGA
- a CDS encoding universal stress protein, which translates to MQYLVGTGSVHTTAAICDYLGDRVTDDDAVIAVAVADDATARRDGEEALNVAPVRLAAAGDVETELRSGTPGEALLEAAAEFDADEIVIGTHSGDPDAAHELGSTARRLLTDSSRPVVVVPIPDL; encoded by the coding sequence ATGCAATATCTCGTCGGAACCGGCTCCGTTCACACGACGGCGGCGATCTGTGACTATCTCGGCGACCGAGTCACCGACGACGATGCGGTGATCGCAGTCGCCGTCGCCGACGACGCGACGGCACGCCGTGATGGCGAGGAGGCGTTGAACGTCGCGCCCGTTCGACTCGCGGCTGCGGGCGACGTCGAGACGGAGCTTCGATCGGGGACCCCCGGCGAGGCGCTCCTCGAGGCGGCGGCCGAGTTCGACGCCGACGAGATCGTGATCGGCACACACAGCGGCGACCCCGATGCGGCGCACGAACTCGGCTCGACCGCACGGCGGCTTCTCACCGATTCGAGCCGGCCAGTCGTCGTCGTTCCGATTCCGGACCTCTAG